One window of Inquilinus sp. KBS0705 genomic DNA carries:
- the folP gene encoding dihydropteroate synthase, which yields MGIINITPDSFYAGSRKTDATAIIQQAQQMRNDGADILDIGAYSSRPGAADISIQEETDRLLPAIEAIVVNCPGAVISVDTFRAQVAVAAIKAGANIINDISGGQLDEDMFATVARLQVPYILMHMKGTPQNMNSLAQYDDVFAEVYDYFVNKVYQLKQLGLHDIILDPGFGFAKKQQHSYHLMNRLQDFAPLQLPVLAGVSRKRMIYGLLGTTAENVLNGTTALNTIALMKGAGILRVHDVKQAVEAVQIVEVVTATQKN from the coding sequence ATGGGTATCATCAATATCACCCCCGATTCGTTTTATGCCGGTAGCCGTAAAACAGATGCAACCGCCATTATACAGCAAGCACAACAAATGAGAAATGATGGGGCCGATATATTAGATATCGGCGCTTACTCATCGCGCCCCGGTGCAGCTGATATTAGCATACAGGAGGAAACCGACCGATTGTTACCTGCCATTGAGGCTATTGTGGTTAATTGCCCCGGTGCTGTAATTTCTGTTGATACTTTTAGGGCGCAGGTGGCCGTTGCCGCTATTAAGGCAGGCGCGAATATAATTAACGATATAAGCGGCGGCCAACTGGATGAGGATATGTTTGCCACTGTGGCCCGCCTGCAGGTGCCTTACATATTGATGCATATGAAAGGTACGCCGCAAAACATGAACAGCCTGGCGCAGTACGATGATGTTTTTGCCGAGGTGTACGATTATTTTGTAAACAAAGTATACCAGTTAAAGCAATTGGGGCTGCATGATATTATTTTAGACCCCGGCTTTGGCTTTGCAAAAAAACAGCAACACAGTTACCACCTGATGAACCGGCTGCAAGATTTTGCGCCGCTGCAATTGCCGGTGCTAGCAGGTGTATCGCGCAAAAGGATGATCTATGGCTTATTGGGTACCACCGCCGAAAATGTGCTAAACGGTACTACAGCCCTAAACACCATTGCCCTGATGAAGGGTGCCGGTATATTGCGTGTACACGATGTAAAGCAAGCGGTAGAGGCTGTTCAAATAGTTGAAGTGGTTACCGCGACTCAAAAAAATTAA